Part of the Sphingomonadaceae bacterium OTU29LAMAA1 genome, TTCAACCCCACCGACTTCTCCGCCGACCAGATCGTCGCCGCGGCGAAGGCCGGCGGCATGACCGGCATCGTCCTCACCGCGAAGCATCACGACGGCTTCTGCCTCTGGCCGACGCAGCTCACCGAGCACTGCATCCGCAACAGCCCCTACAAACAGGGCAAGGGCGACATCGTCCGCGAGATGGAACAGGCCGCCCGCCGCGCTGGTCTCGCCTTCGGCCTCTACCTGTCGCCCTGGGATCGCAACCACCCGGAATACGGCCGCCCCGCCTACATCGATTACTACCGCAAGCAGATCGTCGAACTCTGCACGCGCTACGGCGAATTGTTCGAATTCTGGTTCGACGGCGCGAACGGCGGCGACGGCTATTATGGAGGCGCGCGCGAGACGCGCACCATCGACGCGCCGAAATATTACGACTGGCCCTCGATCATCGCGCTCGTCCACCAGCATCAGCCGATGGCGTGCACCTTCGATCCTTTGGGTGCCGACATCCGCTGGGTCGGGAACGAGGACGGCGTGGCCGGCGATCCGTGCTGGCCGACGATGCCGGATCACTCCTATGTCCAGTCGGAGGGCAATAGCGGCGTCCGCGGCGCGCCCTTGTGGTGGCCGGCCGAAACCAACACCTCGATCCGCCCCGGCTGGTTCTACCACCCTGACGAGGATGCGAAGGTGAAAAGCCCCGCCCGGCTGATCCGCTTCTTCGACGAATCGGTCGCGCGCGGCACCAACATGCACCTCAACCTGCCGCCCGACCGGCGCGGCCGCATCCCCGACCACGACGTCGCTGTGCTGAAGAGCTTCGGCGACGCCATTACGGCAAGCTTCGCGAGCGATCTGGCCAAAGGCGCGGTCGCCAGCGCCACCGCCACCCGGGGCGCGGCCTTCGCACCCGCCAAAGTGCTCGACGGCAACCGCGAGACCTATTGGTCGACACCGGACCGCGAGAACACCCCGACGCTGACGCTCGACCTGCCGCCGAACCGCCGCTTCGACCTGATCCGCTTGCGCGAATACCTGCCGCTCGGAGTCCGCGTCACCCGCTTTGCGGTCGAGGCGGAAGTCGCGGGTCGCTGGCAGCGGCTCGCGACGAAGGAGTGCATCGGTGCGCAGCGGATCATCCGTCTTGATACGCCGATCGCCGCGCGCCGCGTCCAGCTGGTGATCCTCGACGCACCCGCTTGCCCGGCGATCAGCGAATTCGCCCTCTTCCTCGGCGTCGCGCCGGTGCCAGTCGCCGCTCCGCGCAGCAACGACGCCGCGATCCTCTCGCCTCGCGACTGGACGGTCGTGACCGCAAGCGCGCCCGGTGCCGAGGTGCTGTTGGACGGCGACGGTTCGTCGATATGGAGCCAGCCGGCGCCCACCGCGACGCCGGCCAGCGTCACGCTCGACCTCGGCAAGGCGCAGATCGTCGCCGGCTTCAGCCTCACCCCCTGGCGTCATCCCGACCGGCAGAGCGCCCCGCCGCGCGACTATCGCGCCGAAACCAGTATCGACGGCAGGTCCTGGAGCCCTGCGGCAGAAGGCGAGTTCCAGAACATCGCCTACGCTCTTGCAACACAGCGCATTCCATTCACTACGCCGCGATCGCTGCGGTATCTTCGCCTGACCTTCCCGGCCACGGCGATCCCGGCTGCAAAGCTTGCCATCGCCGATGTCGGAGCCTTCGCTCGTTAACCCATATTTGGATTGACCCCGCCCCCCTGCTCGGCTCCACTGCCGCGCAGGGGGATAGCGATGACAGACGATCAGGCAGAGGGCGCGCGCGCGTTCCGCTTCACCGGCACGTGGCAGGACTATGCGCCGATCGCATTCACCAACCTGCTGCTGACGATCGTCACACTCGGCATCTACACCTTCTGGGCCCGCGCGCGGACACGGCGGTATCTATGGAGTCGTACGCGCTTCATCGACGACCGACTGGAATGGACGGGCACCGGGCTGGAACTGTTCATCGGCTACGTCATCGCGTTCTTCCTGTTCATCGTGCCGTTCGGCGTCATCAATCTCGTCCTGCAGGGCGTCATGATGCGCGGGCATCAGGGCGCGGCAGGGCTGATGGTCTTCGTCATCTATCTCGCCATCCTCTTTCTGTTCGGCGTCGCCCGCTTCCGCGCGCTCCGCTACCGGCTCAGCCGCACGTTCTGGCACGGCATCCGCGGTGGCAGCGACCGGCAGGGCGTCGCCTATGGCTGGAGCTACTTCTGGAAGACGCTGCTGTCGTTCATCACCGTGTACCTGATGACGCCCTGGTCGATGGCGCGGCTGTGGAACGAGCGCTGGAACGCGATGAGCTTCGGCTCACTGCCGTTTCGCGCACAGGCGCGCTGGCAGCCGGTGTTCGGTCGCTTCCTGCTGTTCTACGTCGCACCGGTTGTGCTGGCGATCGGTGTGGGCGTGCTGTTCGCCGTTATGATGGGGGCGGGTATGGCATCCGGGATGCGCGCCGACACCCCGCCGACCACGGGGATGATCGTGACAATCGTGATCGCGGCCATCGCCTTCTACGTCTTCTTCTTCGGCGTCCTCGGTCTGGTCGCGATGATCTTCTATGCCGCCTTCTTCCGCGAGGCGATCGGCGCGACATCGCTCGGCAAGCTCGAATTCGGCTTCGGCGCGTCGACCAAAGACTGGATCCTGCTCTATCTCGG contains:
- a CDS encoding YjgN family protein, producing the protein MTDDQAEGARAFRFTGTWQDYAPIAFTNLLLTIVTLGIYTFWARARTRRYLWSRTRFIDDRLEWTGTGLELFIGYVIAFFLFIVPFGVINLVLQGVMMRGHQGAAGLMVFVIYLAILFLFGVARFRALRYRLSRTFWHGIRGGSDRQGVAYGWSYFWKTLLSFITVYLMTPWSMARLWNERWNAMSFGSLPFRAQARWQPVFGRFLLFYVAPVVLAIGVGVLFAVMMGAGMASGMRADTPPTTGMIVTIVIAAIAFYVFFFGVLGLVAMIFYAAFFREAIGATSLGKLEFGFGASTKDWILLYLGNVGLVIVTLGIGAIFIPYRNWAFFIRHMAAYGEVEVDTLGQSRTREPGQGEGLLDAFDVGAF
- a CDS encoding alpha-L-fucosidase yields the protein MIALTRRTLIASGVASGLAAGAHPAIAATTAAPKPWGATPSARQLAWHMRERYAFIHFSINTFTDREWGYGDESPTLFNPTDFSADQIVAAAKAGGMTGIVLTAKHHDGFCLWPTQLTEHCIRNSPYKQGKGDIVREMEQAARRAGLAFGLYLSPWDRNHPEYGRPAYIDYYRKQIVELCTRYGELFEFWFDGANGGDGYYGGARETRTIDAPKYYDWPSIIALVHQHQPMACTFDPLGADIRWVGNEDGVAGDPCWPTMPDHSYVQSEGNSGVRGAPLWWPAETNTSIRPGWFYHPDEDAKVKSPARLIRFFDESVARGTNMHLNLPPDRRGRIPDHDVAVLKSFGDAITASFASDLAKGAVASATATRGAAFAPAKVLDGNRETYWSTPDRENTPTLTLDLPPNRRFDLIRLREYLPLGVRVTRFAVEAEVAGRWQRLATKECIGAQRIIRLDTPIAARRVQLVILDAPACPAISEFALFLGVAPVPVAAPRSNDAAILSPRDWTVVTASAPGAEVLLDGDGSSIWSQPAPTATPASVTLDLGKAQIVAGFSLTPWRHPDRQSAPPRDYRAETSIDGRSWSPAAEGEFQNIAYALATQRIPFTTPRSLRYLRLTFPATAIPAAKLAIADVGAFAR